The following coding sequences are from one Schizosaccharomyces osmophilus chromosome 1, complete sequence window:
- the fra1 gene encoding iron responsive transcriptional regulator, peptidase family, with protein sequence MVVHTTDRLSKLRALMKECEYSFYVVPSEDSHASEYTSESESRRAFISGFDGSAGCAVIGLNSAALFTDGRYFNQASQQLDENWTLMKQGFANVPTWQAYCAQQSKVTEKIGIDSSLITFPDARKLREMLYVQKGSYLCGDHTNLVDQVWGESRPKPPCEKLFIQELKYAGMDVSEKLKILREAMNKEGLEAFVVSMLDEVAWLYNLRGADVPYNPVFYAYSFITHDKAYFYVDEAKLTPEVNAHISKYAEVRPYSRIFKDANECYLSHVGVSTKTSWCIATSFGEATVYPIVSPIAHAKGIKNDIELKGMKDCHVRDGAALVEYFAWLEEFLHSDGKINEYDAATKLESFRRKNDHFVNLSFETISSTGSNGAIIHYSPPATGSAIIDPSKIYLCDSGAQYRDGTTDVTRTWHFREPTEFERQSATLVLKGYVAIINIVFPKGTTGFQIDSLARQHLWQWGLDYLHGTGHGVGSFLNVHELPIGIGSRDVFNTVALQPGMVTSNEPGFYEDGHFGFRVENCVYVTKANTKYQFAGREYYALRDLTLAPHCKKLIDPTLLCKEEIEYINRYHAHVYDTLSPLLSSSAIKWLAKETSPL encoded by the exons ATGGTTGTACATACTACTGATCGTTTGTCTAAATTGCGAGCTCTCATGAAGGAGTGTGAATACTCTTTTTATGTGGTTCCTTCTGAAGAT TCTCATGCTTCAGAATACACCTCCGAGTCAGAATCCAGAAGAGCTTTCATCAGTGG CTTTGATGGGTCCGCTGGATGTGCTGTTATTGGATTAAACTCCGCAGCTCTTTTTACCGATGGCCGTTATTTTAACCAAGCTTCTCAACAACTGGATGAAAATTGGACTTTGATGAAACAGGGATTTGCTAATGTTCCTACTTGGCAAGCATATTGTGCTCAGCAAAGCAAAGTCACCGAGAAAATTGGTATAGACTCTAGCCTCATTACCTTCCCTGATGCTAGAAAATTACGTGAAATGCTTTATGTGCAAAAAGGCTCATACTTATGTGGTGATCATACAAATTTGGTTGACCAAGTTTGGGGTGAATCTCGTCCCAAGCCTCCTTGTGAAAAGCTCTTTATTCAAGAACTCAAATATGCAGGAATGGATGTTTCGGAAAAGCTTAAGATTTTGCGGGAGGCTATGAACAAGGAAGGTCTTGAAGCATTTGTTGTGTCTATGCTTGATGAAGTTGCCTGGCTTTACAATCTCCGTGGAGCTGATGTTCCTTATAATCCGGTCTTCTATGCCTACTCTTTTATCACCCATGACAAAGCTTACTTTTACGTGGATGAGGCCAAACTTACTCCTGAGGTCAACGCTCATATTAGTAAGTATGCTGAGGTCCGACCCTATTCTAGAATTTTTAAGGATGCGAACGAATGTTATTTAAGTCATGTCGGTGTCTCAACTAAGACTTCTTGGTGTATTGCTACTTCCTTTGGCGAAGCAACTGTTTACCCCATCGTTAGCCCGATCGCTCATGCCAAGGGAATTAAAAATGACATTGAGTTGAAGGGTATGAAAGATTGTCATGTTCGAGATGGTGCTGCTTTAGTCGAGTATTTTGCATGGCTTGAAGAGTTTCTTCATTCCGATGGTAAAATCAATGAATATGACGCAGCCACGAAGCTTGAATCAttcagaagaaagaatgatCACTTCGTTAACTTATCGTTCGAGACAATTAGTTCCACTGGGTCGAACGGAGCTATCATTCATTACTCGCCTCCTGCGACTGGAAGCGCTATCATTGAcccttcaaaaatttatctCTGCGATTCAGGTGCTCAATATAGAGATGGAACCACTGATGTAACTAGAACATGGCATTTCAGGGAACCTACTGAATTTGAGCGTCAATCAGCCACATTGGTTTTGAAAGGATACGTTGCAATTATAAATATAGTGTTCCCTAAAGGTACTACTGGCTTTCAGATTGATTCCTTGGCACGTCAGCATCTTTGGCAATGGGGATTGGACTATTTGCACGGTACTGGACACGGTGTAGGTAGTTTCCTTAATGTTCACGAACTTCCTATTGGTATTGGTTCACGTGACGTTTTTAATACCGTTGCCTTGCAACCAGGAATGGTCACTAGTAATGAGCCAGGATTTTACGAAGACGGCCATTTCGGATTCCGAGTTGAAAATTGTGTATATGTCACCAAAGCTAATACCAAATATCAGTTTGCTGGTCGCGAATACTACGCTTTGAGGGATCTAACTTTGGCTCCCCATTGTAAGAAGCTTATTGATCCCACTCTGCTttgcaaagaagaaattgagtATATTAACAGGTACCATGCTCACGTCTATGATACGTTAAGTCCCTTATTGTCAAGCTCAGCCATTAAATGGTTAGCAAAGGAAACTAGTCCTTTGTAA